A window from Actinomycetes bacterium encodes these proteins:
- a CDS encoding CoA-acylating methylmalonate-semialdehyde dehydrogenase has protein sequence MAKHLTHWIGGKPFGGVAERQGDVYDPATGEVSGKVDFASAAVVDDAVAAAKEAFAEWRNASLTRRTQVMFSFRELLNARKEDMAALITAEHGKVLSDALGEVTRGLEVVEFACGIPHLVKGGFSEGVSTKVDSYSLRQPLGVVGIISPFNFPAMVPMWFFPIAIAAGNAVVLKPSEKDPSAANLMAELWNEAGLPAGVFNVVHGDKVAVDRLLEHPDVKAMSFVGSTPIARYVYETGTRNGKRVQALGGAKNHMLVLPDADLDLAADAAVNAGFGSAGERCMAISVVVAVEPVADELIAKVTERMATLRIGDGRRGCDMGPLVTKQHRDKVASYLDAGVEQGATLVVDGRGIEVDGATDGFWLGPTLFDHVTPDMSLYSDEIFGPVLSVVRVGSYEEGLKLVNEHPYGNGTAIFTNDGGAARRYQNEVEVGMVGINVPIPVPMAYYSFGGWKNSLFGDSHAHGTEGVHFFTRGKVVTQRWLDPSHGGLNLGFPQNV, from the coding sequence ACTTCGCCAGCGCGGCGGTCGTCGACGACGCCGTCGCCGCGGCCAAGGAGGCCTTCGCCGAGTGGCGCAACGCCTCGCTCACCCGGCGCACCCAGGTGATGTTCAGCTTCCGCGAGCTGCTCAATGCGCGCAAGGAGGACATGGCCGCGTTGATCACGGCCGAGCACGGCAAGGTGCTCTCCGACGCGCTCGGCGAGGTGACCCGTGGCCTCGAGGTCGTCGAGTTCGCCTGCGGCATCCCGCACCTGGTGAAGGGGGGCTTCTCGGAGGGCGTGTCGACCAAGGTCGACTCCTACTCGCTGCGCCAGCCCCTCGGCGTCGTCGGCATCATCTCGCCGTTCAACTTCCCGGCGATGGTCCCGATGTGGTTCTTCCCGATCGCCATCGCCGCGGGCAACGCGGTCGTGCTCAAGCCCAGCGAGAAGGACCCGTCGGCCGCGAACCTGATGGCCGAGCTGTGGAACGAGGCCGGGCTGCCGGCCGGCGTCTTCAACGTCGTCCACGGCGACAAGGTGGCGGTGGACCGGCTGCTCGAGCACCCCGACGTCAAGGCGATGTCGTTCGTCGGTTCCACCCCGATCGCCCGGTACGTGTACGAGACCGGCACCCGCAACGGCAAGCGGGTGCAGGCGCTCGGCGGCGCGAAGAACCACATGCTCGTGCTGCCGGACGCCGACCTCGACCTGGCCGCGGACGCGGCCGTGAACGCCGGGTTCGGCTCGGCCGGCGAGCGCTGCATGGCGATCTCGGTGGTCGTGGCCGTCGAGCCGGTGGCCGACGAGCTGATCGCCAAGGTGACCGAGCGGATGGCCACGCTGCGCATCGGCGACGGCCGCCGCGGCTGCGACATGGGCCCGCTGGTCACCAAGCAGCACCGGGACAAGGTCGCGTCCTACCTGGACGCCGGAGTCGAGCAGGGCGCCACCCTCGTGGTCGACGGGCGCGGGATCGAGGTCGACGGCGCGACCGACGGCTTCTGGCTCGGCCCCACCCTGTTCGACCACGTCACCCCGGACATGTCCCTGTACAGCGACGAGATCTTCGGGCCGGTGCTGTCCGTCGTCCGGGTGGGCAGCTACGAGGAGGGCCTCAAGCTGGTCAACGAGCATCCGTACGGCAACGGCACCGCGATCTTCACCAACGATGGCGGCGCCGCTCGGCGCTACCAGAACGAGGTCGAGGTCGGCATGGTCGGCATCAACGTGCCGATCCCGGTGCCGATGGCGTACTACTCGTTCGGCGGCTGGAAGAACTCGCTGTTCGGCGACAGCCACGCGCATGGCACCGAGGGCGTGCACTTCTTCACCCGCGGCAAGGTGGTCACCCAGCGGTGGCTGGACCCGAGTCACGGCGGCCTGAACCTCGGCTTCCCGCAGAACGTCTGA